The Candidatus Zixiibacteriota bacterium genome has a window encoding:
- a CDS encoding response regulator transcription factor — MFAAMVPLEKPKIRVVVADDQALFRQGLVALFKASTEFEVVAEAHNGQEAIDQVATHSPDVLLLDIQMPVIDGILAARRIRDLQLRTEIVFLSSAYSEDQVREAFEAGGRGYLLKGCDFEELSYALRKASNGDFYLSGPAGSDVVAEYVKPALNVLKPGGIVTKRERELARLLADGYSTKEAADILNISPKTAETHRASIMKKLNAKNVTDIVKYCIRNHIIEP; from the coding sequence ATGTTTGCCGCTATGGTTCCGCTTGAAAAACCAAAAATCCGCGTCGTTGTCGCGGACGATCAAGCCCTTTTTCGACAAGGGCTGGTGGCGCTGTTCAAGGCGTCGACCGAGTTCGAAGTGGTCGCTGAGGCGCACAATGGACAAGAGGCTATCGATCAGGTCGCAACCCATAGCCCTGATGTGCTCCTCTTGGATATTCAAATGCCGGTAATCGATGGTATCCTCGCCGCGCGCCGGATTCGGGACCTCCAGTTGCGCACGGAAATAGTGTTTCTGTCATCCGCCTACAGCGAGGACCAGGTGCGGGAGGCGTTCGAGGCGGGCGGGCGCGGCTATCTGCTGAAAGGATGCGATTTCGAAGAGCTCTCGTACGCTCTCCGCAAGGCGTCCAACGGTGACTTTTATCTCTCCGGCCCTGCGGGAAGCGATGTAGTCGCGGAGTATGTCAAACCCGCACTCAATGTTTTGAAACCGGGCGGGATAGTGACCAAGCGGGAGCGGGAGCTCGCACGCCTTCTGGCCGATGGTTATTCCACCAAGGAAGCCGCGGACATTCTCAATATCAGCCCCAAAACTGCCGAGACTCACCGTGCCTCGATAATGAAAAAGTTGAACGCGAAAAACGTGACTGATATCGTCAAGTATTGCATCCGGAATCATATTATCGAGCCGTAA
- a CDS encoding PEP/pyruvate-binding domain-containing protein — MRGKGYNVSIDNLTHFDRHFFDGKETFTYIGTGELGGKAQGLAFVRDLLARRYDPNEFPQITVAVPTLAVVATGAFDSFMEENNLRDIASSDLRDDQIAHAFQKASLPPELVGDLRALISKVHTPLAIRSSSLLEDALYEPFAGVYATKMIPNNQFDEDSRFHRLTEAIKFVYASTFFKSARDYVRATAQDVSSEKMAVIIQETVGLRYGDRFYPTIAGVGRSFNYYPSGKARPEEGVVDLALGLGKTIVDGGVAYSYSPTYPNANPVYGSIDGLLDQSQNDFWAVNMGKPPEYDPIRETEYLTKEMLAVAEQDGTLRFVASTYKPQEDRIVLGIGTPGPRLVDFSPVLKVDQIPLNKLIKRLLALCQEEVRSAVEIEFAVTIDPVNPSRARFGFLQVRPMVVSDAVVDVDESELGRPDAVIASDRVMGNGALDTIRDIVYVVPETFNAANTREIALELEQMNRSLLDAGRPYLLVGFGRWGSSDPWLGIPVNWGQISGARVIVEATLPNMNVDLSQGSHFFHNISSFQVLYFCVHHLGKHTIRWDWLAAQRTMSQAAHVRHVALEKPLGVKVDGRTGRGVIIA, encoded by the coding sequence ATGCGCGGCAAGGGCTATAACGTCTCCATCGACAACCTGACCCATTTTGACCGTCACTTCTTCGACGGCAAGGAGACGTTCACCTACATCGGCACCGGTGAACTCGGCGGCAAGGCCCAGGGGCTCGCCTTTGTGCGTGACCTGCTCGCACGTCGATACGATCCGAACGAATTCCCCCAAATCACCGTCGCCGTACCCACGCTCGCAGTGGTAGCAACTGGTGCGTTTGATTCGTTCATGGAAGAGAACAACCTGCGAGATATTGCGTCGTCCGACCTCCGCGACGACCAGATCGCCCATGCGTTCCAAAAAGCCAGTCTGCCGCCCGAACTGGTGGGGGACCTGCGCGCCTTGATCTCCAAAGTGCACACGCCATTGGCAATTCGGTCATCAAGTCTGCTTGAGGATGCACTGTACGAGCCGTTTGCCGGTGTCTATGCGACCAAGATGATCCCCAATAACCAATTCGATGAGGACTCCCGTTTCCACCGGCTGACGGAGGCGATCAAGTTCGTCTATGCCTCGACTTTCTTCAAGAGCGCCCGCGACTATGTCCGCGCCACCGCGCAGGACGTCTCATCCGAAAAGATGGCGGTCATCATTCAGGAAACGGTGGGGCTACGGTACGGCGACCGGTTTTATCCGACCATTGCGGGCGTGGGGCGTTCGTTCAACTACTATCCATCCGGCAAAGCACGCCCGGAGGAGGGTGTTGTGGACCTGGCACTTGGGTTGGGGAAGACGATCGTCGATGGCGGCGTTGCCTATAGTTACTCGCCTACGTATCCGAATGCCAACCCGGTCTACGGCTCGATCGACGGATTACTGGACCAATCCCAAAACGACTTCTGGGCCGTGAACATGGGGAAACCGCCGGAATATGATCCCATCCGAGAAACGGAGTATCTCACGAAAGAGATGCTTGCGGTGGCGGAACAGGATGGCACGCTCAGATTCGTCGCATCGACCTACAAACCGCAGGAGGACCGGATCGTACTTGGCATCGGTACACCGGGGCCACGGTTGGTCGATTTTTCTCCTGTTCTCAAGGTGGACCAGATTCCGCTCAACAAACTCATCAAACGACTGCTGGCATTGTGTCAAGAGGAAGTGCGGAGCGCGGTGGAGATTGAATTTGCGGTCACAATCGATCCGGTGAATCCGTCGCGAGCCCGGTTCGGTTTCTTGCAGGTGCGTCCGATGGTAGTCTCCGACGCCGTAGTTGACGTGGATGAAAGCGAACTGGGCAGACCAGATGCCGTGATCGCTTCAGACCGCGTGATGGGGAACGGCGCGCTCGATACGATACGCGATATCGTGTACGTCGTGCCGGAGACGTTCAATGCCGCCAATACGCGGGAGATCGCGCTCGAACTCGAGCAGATGAATCGTTCGCTGCTGGATGCAGGCCGTCCGTATCTGCTGGTTGGATTCGGCCGCTGGGGGAGCTCCGATCCGTGGCTGGGGATACCGGTCAACTGGGGTCAGATTTCCGGCGCCCGGGTGATAGTCGAGGCCACTCTGCCGAACATGAATGTCGATCTGAGCCAGGGATCCCATTTTTTCCACAACATTTCCAGCTTTCAGGTCCTATATTTCTGCGTGCACCATCTCGGCAAACATACCATCAGGTGGGACTGGCTGGCGGCCCAGAGGACGATGTCCCAAGCCGCCCATGTACGCCACGTCGCGCTCGAGAAGCCGCTGGGCGTTAAGGTCGATGGCCGCACCGGCAGGGGGGTGATCATCGCATGA